A genomic window from Bdellovibrio sp. SKB1291214 includes:
- the speB gene encoding agmatinase: protein MDYKPLSGREFPRFSAIKTFFRLPYVAIDADYEVGIFGIPYDGGVSYRPGARFAPTKMREVSSLGRGFHMTRMENFFEKLKVADIGDCPTVPIDQGQTYERIEKFVGELMQHNKKFVSIGGDHSTTLPVLRALRKKYGKPLAFIHFDAHLDTYPAAWGCEYHHGAFARHAVEEGLVDPKKMVQIGIRGPLAAGGDLDFVNKHGIRVITVDDVRNLPINEFLKTLPTFDDTPTYISYDIDNLDPSCAPGTGTPVPGGLTTYEVQRIFRALKIPNLVGCDIVEISPPFDHADITALAGMDAMFEMLHLFKSK, encoded by the coding sequence ATGGATTACAAACCTCTGAGTGGACGCGAGTTTCCCCGATTTTCTGCGATTAAAACCTTCTTCCGTTTGCCCTATGTGGCGATTGACGCGGACTATGAAGTCGGAATCTTTGGTATTCCTTACGACGGCGGCGTTTCATATCGCCCTGGTGCTCGTTTCGCACCAACTAAAATGAGAGAGGTTTCATCTTTGGGACGCGGTTTCCATATGACCCGTATGGAAAATTTCTTTGAAAAATTGAAAGTGGCCGATATTGGTGATTGCCCGACAGTTCCTATTGATCAGGGCCAAACTTACGAGCGCATTGAAAAGTTCGTGGGCGAGCTTATGCAGCACAATAAGAAATTCGTCTCTATTGGTGGTGACCATTCCACGACCTTGCCAGTGCTTCGCGCTTTAAGAAAAAAATATGGTAAGCCGTTGGCGTTTATTCACTTCGATGCTCACTTAGATACGTATCCTGCGGCATGGGGCTGTGAATACCACCACGGTGCTTTTGCTCGTCACGCGGTCGAAGAGGGTTTGGTAGATCCCAAGAAAATGGTTCAGATCGGTATTCGGGGTCCTTTGGCTGCTGGCGGAGACTTAGATTTCGTAAACAAACACGGCATTCGCGTAATCACAGTTGATGATGTTCGCAATTTACCAATCAACGAATTTCTAAAAACGTTGCCAACATTTGACGACACTCCGACGTACATCAGCTACGACATCGACAACTTGGACCCCAGCTGCGCACCCGGCACGGGCACTCCAGTTCCAGGTGGCTTGACGACGTACGAAGTGCAACGCATCTTCCGCGCATTGAAAATTCCAAACTTAGTCGGCTGCGATATCGTAGAAATTTCGCCACCCTTCGACCACGCCGACATCACCGCCTTAGCCGGCATGGACGCCATGTTCGAAATGCTCCACCTATTTAAATCAAAATAG
- a CDS encoding transposase — translation MLLREDEIMKQRIFSGLDTNWKFRYCHGGTLRKSSKGRGARPLSTKDPIHLVFKINKAAVTKGLRHPRNFNLMNALMKKYARKFFVKIEQASVQTDHIHILIRGGRRSAMQSFFRVVAGQFAQCLTDTFTKGHEGERIWKHRPFTRVIRGFKPYRIVRDYIQLNELEALGRPYSKTRLRGLSEEQLRELWV, via the coding sequence GTGCTTCTTCGTGAGGACGAAATAATGAAACAAAGGATATTCTCGGGGCTCGATACCAACTGGAAATTTCGCTACTGCCATGGCGGCACATTGAGGAAATCATCGAAAGGTCGGGGAGCTCGGCCTCTCTCAACCAAAGATCCCATCCATCTTGTGTTTAAAATTAATAAAGCCGCAGTGACGAAGGGACTTCGCCACCCGCGCAATTTCAATTTGATGAATGCGTTGATGAAAAAGTATGCGCGGAAGTTTTTCGTGAAAATTGAGCAGGCCTCCGTGCAGACGGATCACATTCATATTTTGATTCGTGGTGGGCGGCGCTCGGCCATGCAAAGTTTTTTTCGGGTGGTGGCTGGGCAGTTTGCTCAGTGTTTGACCGATACCTTCACGAAGGGGCATGAGGGAGAGCGTATCTGGAAACACCGTCCCTTCACGCGCGTGATACGTGGGTTTAAACCTTACAGAATCGTGCGGGATTACATTCAGTTGAATGAATTAGAGGCGTTAGGGAGGCCCTATTCGAAAACGCGTTTGCGAGGTTTATCCGAGGAGCAATTGCGGGAGTTATGGGTGTGA
- a CDS encoding phospholipase D-like domain-containing protein gives MRGLLISFTISILFGLLACTSAQRGPSSIQTDEDRIVRIQEIDLQLSQYWNNDWRYSQKLFQVAPSQVMTSNAPLFDLSKISDPQIRSQISVLLSERQSLRDSLSRKFDVRGWSGVGPWFQSTFRRPLFEKQEIISIKDLEEYRLSGKSVNPFPLEHRFFADYSVRFKNEMVTERGAFAKDKDDRINKRFLKARLECDGDILAPGKFFWQGRQRVRSYDFNWYYSNENNQNVSVQFDLNVSRCQFKYYDPEHASTWTNGFPLASLREISPEWMKLTQQIDICPQLADGMGKNPDGFFWMQDFNFTTCPQTFDKYTNLRDPYLAMNRRVISLTGSPLNRLDFNNKFPMAPLNFDKAPRFDIIWISSLNFSADFSGMVTARAVRYHAERGTQVRILVPQVTMTRKDREIVNWLMRDLPNVKVQYYKYSVTDDGDGTWFDRLHRVNHTKLLLGYSSTQPDANFLITGGRNIRDSYIFPETPFYRAYKNLKNYGDGEEAYIYYNDFEIELRGSDVVKHTLAQMLNFWNREGSTHRFRSSNVNIPITGNKELVGRLNTLPKTTPMVRHIMSLPYFDGYQLERFYIEMIDSAQKELLLTTPYFRPSVAISAALDRAHARGVNVKVVTRIHLAGDGTPQIAEEVNKEGINRHLKNVMIYEWTESNSIMHAKILVIDGKLSFVSSVNLNRRSFIHDTESGVLILHEPTSQDLRKEVLSYLSRSRLLTTEEKIGWISGHLIDWADSYF, from the coding sequence ATGCGTGGATTATTGATTTCATTCACAATTTCAATACTTTTTGGATTGCTTGCCTGCACCAGCGCGCAACGTGGGCCCAGCTCTATCCAAACAGATGAAGATCGCATCGTTCGTATTCAAGAAATCGATTTACAACTCTCGCAATATTGGAACAATGACTGGCGCTACAGCCAAAAGTTATTTCAAGTAGCGCCCTCCCAAGTGATGACTTCCAATGCTCCACTTTTTGATCTTTCTAAAATATCGGACCCTCAAATTCGCAGTCAGATTTCTGTGCTGCTTTCCGAAAGACAATCCTTGCGGGATTCTTTATCCCGCAAATTTGATGTACGAGGTTGGAGTGGTGTTGGTCCTTGGTTCCAAAGCACCTTCCGCCGTCCTCTGTTTGAAAAACAAGAGATTATCAGCATTAAAGACCTTGAGGAATACCGGTTAAGCGGAAAATCTGTGAATCCTTTTCCGTTAGAACATCGTTTCTTTGCCGACTATTCTGTGCGCTTCAAAAATGAAATGGTGACTGAAAGAGGTGCGTTTGCAAAAGACAAAGACGATCGTATCAACAAGAGATTTCTGAAAGCTCGGCTAGAATGCGACGGCGATATCCTGGCCCCTGGTAAATTTTTTTGGCAGGGACGGCAGCGTGTTCGCTCGTATGATTTCAATTGGTACTATTCCAACGAAAACAATCAGAATGTATCAGTGCAATTCGACTTGAATGTGTCCCGTTGCCAATTCAAGTACTACGATCCTGAACACGCTTCCACTTGGACCAACGGATTTCCTTTGGCCAGCCTTCGCGAGATCTCTCCGGAGTGGATGAAGCTGACTCAGCAAATTGATATTTGCCCACAGCTTGCTGATGGCATGGGTAAAAATCCCGATGGCTTCTTTTGGATGCAAGACTTCAATTTTACGACGTGTCCACAGACATTCGATAAATATACGAACTTGCGCGATCCGTATTTAGCAATGAATCGCCGCGTGATCTCTTTGACAGGCTCGCCATTAAACCGTTTGGATTTTAATAACAAGTTTCCGATGGCCCCCTTGAATTTCGACAAGGCCCCGCGCTTTGATATTATTTGGATTTCGTCCTTAAATTTCTCGGCAGATTTTTCAGGAATGGTCACGGCGCGCGCCGTTCGCTATCACGCAGAACGCGGCACCCAAGTTCGAATCTTGGTTCCCCAGGTAACCATGACCCGTAAAGATCGCGAGATCGTCAATTGGTTGATGCGGGATCTTCCGAACGTCAAAGTTCAATATTATAAATATTCAGTCACTGATGACGGTGACGGCACTTGGTTTGATCGTTTACACCGTGTGAATCACACGAAGCTTTTATTGGGTTACTCTTCCACCCAACCCGATGCGAACTTCCTAATTACCGGCGGTCGAAATATTCGCGACTCCTATATTTTTCCGGAAACGCCTTTTTACCGCGCTTATAAGAACTTGAAAAACTATGGTGATGGTGAAGAGGCTTATATCTATTACAACGATTTCGAAATTGAACTGCGCGGGTCGGATGTGGTGAAACATACACTGGCTCAGATGCTCAACTTCTGGAACCGCGAAGGATCCACTCACCGCTTCCGGTCCTCCAACGTGAATATTCCCATTACTGGTAATAAAGAATTAGTGGGACGATTGAACACTTTGCCGAAAACGACACCCATGGTTCGTCATATCATGTCCTTGCCTTATTTTGATGGCTATCAATTGGAACGTTTTTACATCGAGATGATTGATTCAGCCCAAAAAGAGTTGCTGCTAACGACGCCCTACTTCCGTCCCTCGGTTGCGATCAGCGCGGCTTTAGATCGTGCCCATGCCCGTGGCGTAAATGTCAAAGTTGTCACCCGTATCCACTTGGCTGGCGACGGCACACCGCAAATCGCCGAGGAAGTGAATAAGGAAGGCATCAATCGCCACCTGAAAAACGTGATGATTTATGAATGGACCGAATCGAATTCAATCATGCACGCCAAGATATTAGTGATCGACGGCAAACTAAGCTTCGTCAGCAGCGTCAACTTAAACCGCCGCAGTTTCATTCACGACACCGAAAGCGGCGTCCTGATCTTACACGAACCCACCTCTCAAGACCTGCGCAAGGAAGTCCTAAGCTACCTAAGCCGCAGCCGCCTCCTAACCACCGAAGAAAAAATCGGCTGGATCAGCGGCCACCTGATCGACTGGGCTGACTCCTACTTCTAA